In Brevundimonas sp. SGAir0440, one DNA window encodes the following:
- the lpxC gene encoding UDP-3-O-acyl-N-acetylglucosamine deacetylase: MSVRNDHHERTIVAPAIIAGVGVHTGRRVRLAVRPAPSGTGIVFVRTDITDRDNRIPVSGDAVVDARLNTMIENGAGVRLSTIEHLMAAFAALGVSNAVVEVDGPELPILDGSALEFVKLLDRAGFRPQPTPQRYIEILETVHVVEGDKHAALMPCDRYEMRFEIDFPSAVIGNQVIDFVVDEPTFRKQIMACRTFGFAHEVEALRKAGLARGGSLENAVVIDGDEILNPGGLRMEREFVRHKALDAIGDLYVLGAPLLGRYEGYKAGHALNNKLVRALLAAPHAWREVTRVPELARAG; the protein is encoded by the coding sequence TTGTCGGTCAGAAACGACCATCACGAACGCACCATCGTCGCCCCGGCCATCATCGCCGGGGTCGGGGTGCACACCGGCCGTCGGGTTCGGCTGGCGGTTCGGCCTGCGCCGTCGGGCACGGGCATCGTCTTCGTGCGCACCGACATCACCGACCGCGACAACCGCATTCCGGTGTCGGGCGATGCGGTCGTTGACGCCCGCCTGAACACCATGATCGAGAACGGCGCGGGCGTTCGCCTGTCGACGATCGAGCATCTGATGGCCGCCTTCGCCGCGCTGGGCGTGTCGAACGCCGTGGTCGAGGTGGACGGACCGGAGCTGCCGATCCTGGACGGTTCTGCGCTGGAGTTCGTGAAGCTGCTGGACCGCGCCGGTTTCCGACCGCAGCCGACGCCGCAGCGCTATATCGAGATCCTGGAAACGGTTCATGTCGTCGAGGGCGACAAGCATGCGGCCCTGATGCCGTGCGACCGCTACGAGATGCGGTTCGAGATCGACTTCCCGTCGGCCGTGATCGGCAATCAGGTGATCGACTTCGTCGTGGACGAACCGACCTTCCGCAAGCAGATCATGGCCTGCCGCACGTTCGGGTTCGCCCATGAGGTCGAGGCGCTGCGCAAGGCGGGCCTGGCGCGCGGCGGTTCGCTGGAGAACGCCGTGGTCATCGACGGCGACGAGATTCTGAATCCCGGCGGCCTGCGCATGGAACGCGAGTTCGTGCGTCACAAGGCGCTGGACGCCATCGGCGACCTGTATGTGCTGGGCGCGCCCCTGCTGGGTCGTTACGAAGGCTACAAGGCCGGTCACGCCCTGAATAACAAGCTGGTCCGCGCCCTGCTGGCCGCCCCGCACGCGTGGCGTGAAGTGACCCGCGTGCCGGAGCTGGCGCGCGCGGGCTGA
- a CDS encoding NupC/NupG family nucleoside CNT transporter: MFSLLNLQSLLGLVVIVAVCWAISENRKAFPWRLTIGAILVQAGLVLALFAIPGSQAVLAAVTGAVDGLAVATTEGTKFVFGYLAGGDQPYTVSNQGALFTFAFQVLPLILVISALSALLWHWKILKWITLGFGFLFQKTMGLGGASALAVAANIFLGMIESPIVIRAYLDKLTRSEIFLMMVVGLATVAGSTMVAYATILSPVLPNAAGHVLVASIVSAPAGVLLARIIIPEKEGMGGAVADYDSALKYDSAIDAIVKGTSDGLMVVLNISAVLIVFVALVALVNVMLGGFVVFDAPLTVERMLGWIFAPVAWLIGVEWKDADVAGWLLGVKLTLTEFVAFIDLGKVPAAEMTERTRMLMTYALCGFANIGSVGITVTGLSVLMPERREEVLGMVWKGLFAGFLATLMTAAIVGAMPSVVFG; this comes from the coding sequence ATGTTCAGCCTCCTGAACCTCCAGAGCCTTTTGGGTCTGGTCGTCATCGTCGCGGTCTGCTGGGCGATCTCGGAGAACCGCAAGGCCTTTCCCTGGCGGCTGACGATCGGCGCGATCCTGGTGCAGGCCGGGCTGGTGCTGGCCCTGTTCGCCATTCCGGGCTCGCAGGCGGTGCTGGCGGCGGTGACGGGTGCGGTGGATGGTCTGGCGGTCGCCACGACCGAGGGGACCAAGTTCGTCTTCGGCTATCTGGCGGGCGGGGACCAACCCTATACGGTCTCGAACCAGGGCGCGCTGTTCACCTTCGCCTTCCAGGTTCTGCCGCTGATCCTGGTGATTTCCGCCCTGTCGGCCCTGCTTTGGCACTGGAAGATTCTGAAGTGGATCACCCTGGGCTTCGGCTTCCTGTTTCAGAAGACGATGGGTCTGGGCGGCGCCTCGGCCCTGGCGGTCGCGGCCAATATCTTCTTGGGCATGATTGAAAGCCCGATCGTGATCCGCGCCTATCTGGACAAGCTGACGCGGTCCGAGATCTTCCTGATGATGGTGGTGGGCCTGGCGACGGTCGCCGGTTCGACCATGGTGGCCTATGCGACGATCCTGTCGCCGGTGCTGCCCAATGCGGCGGGCCACGTGCTGGTGGCGTCGATCGTGTCGGCGCCGGCCGGCGTGCTGCTGGCGCGGATCATCATCCCCGAGAAAGAAGGGATGGGCGGCGCGGTCGCCGACTATGACTCGGCCCTGAAATACGACAGCGCCATCGACGCCATCGTCAAGGGCACGTCCGACGGCCTGATGGTCGTGCTGAACATCTCGGCCGTGCTGATCGTGTTCGTGGCCCTGGTCGCCCTGGTCAACGTCATGCTGGGCGGGTTCGTCGTGTTCGATGCGCCCCTGACCGTCGAGCGGATGCTGGGCTGGATTTTCGCGCCGGTGGCCTGGCTGATCGGGGTCGAGTGGAAGGACGCCGACGTCGCCGGCTGGCTGCTGGGCGTCAAACTGACCCTGACCGAGTTCGTCGCCTTCATCGACCTGGGCAAGGTGCCGGCCGCCGAGATGACCGAGCGTACGCGCATGCTGATGACCTACGCCCTGTGCGGCTTCGCCAATATCGGCTCGGTCGGCATCACCGTCACCGGCCTGTCGGTCCTGATGCCCGAACGCCGCGAAGAGGTGCTGGGCATGGTCTGGAAGGGCCTGTTTGCCGGTTTCCTGGCCACACTGATGACCGCGGCCATCGTCGGCGCCATGCCCAGCGTCGTCTTCGGCTAG
- the lgt gene encoding prolipoprotein diacylglyceryl transferase produces MPFPEFDPVLIHLGPLPIRWYALAYVAGIVLGWWYAARLAKTQRLWAPGKPPVTTTQLDDLVLWIVLGIILGGRLGYALFYKPAMYGQLFTGKTLGERFELFQLWTGGMSFHGGFLGVCLAIVLYARSQKIDMLRLGDLVAPVVPIGLMFGRLANFINGELWGRETTVPWAVRFCNARIEQMYGFCPAGDAPRHPSQLYEAGLEGIVLFSVLSVAIWKFGLLKKPGYITGLFLVGYGVCRAALENVREPDIGMPDFPFGLTMGMMLSIPMILVGAWLIWRAWKRPPAAAEA; encoded by the coding sequence TTGCCCTTTCCCGAATTCGATCCGGTCCTGATCCACCTCGGACCGCTTCCGATCCGCTGGTACGCCCTGGCCTATGTCGCCGGCATCGTTCTGGGCTGGTGGTACGCCGCGCGCCTGGCCAAGACCCAGCGGCTGTGGGCGCCGGGCAAGCCGCCCGTCACCACGACGCAACTGGACGACCTGGTGCTGTGGATCGTGCTGGGCATCATCCTGGGCGGTCGCCTCGGCTATGCCCTCTTCTACAAGCCGGCCATGTATGGCCAACTGTTCACCGGCAAGACGCTGGGCGAGCGGTTTGAACTGTTCCAGCTTTGGACCGGCGGCATGAGCTTCCACGGCGGCTTCCTTGGCGTCTGCCTGGCCATCGTCCTTTATGCCCGGTCGCAGAAGATCGACATGCTGCGCCTTGGTGATCTGGTGGCGCCCGTCGTGCCGATCGGCCTGATGTTCGGCCGCCTGGCCAACTTCATCAATGGCGAGCTGTGGGGCCGCGAGACGACCGTCCCCTGGGCCGTGCGCTTCTGCAATGCCCGCATCGAACAGATGTACGGCTTCTGCCCCGCCGGCGATGCGCCCCGCCACCCCAGCCAGCTCTATGAGGCGGGTCTTGAGGGGATCGTCCTCTTCTCCGTCCTTTCCGTTGCGATCTGGAAGTTCGGCCTGCTGAAGAAGCCCGGCTATATCACCGGCCTGTTCCTGGTGGGCTATGGCGTCTGCCGTGCGGCGCTGGAGAATGTGCGCGAGCCGGATATCGGCATGCCGGATTTCCCGTTCGGCCTGACCATGGGAATGATGCTGTCAATCCCGATGATCCTGGTCGGCGCCTGGCTGATCTGGCGGGCGTGGAAGCGTCCGCCAGCTGCTGCTGAGGCATGA
- a CDS encoding class I SAM-dependent methyltransferase: MSEAETLKARLAREIALTGPMTVADYVTRCLHDPKGGYYASRPDLGARGDFITAPLVSQMFGELIGLWAVETWNRLGAPERFRLVEVGPGDGTLMSDALRAARLVPGFLEACDLILIEPSAPLRDLQAKALAGADLSPRWVRSLTAIETDAPVILIANEVLDCMPARQFVRTDGGWAERRVGVTDDGDLMFGLTAMSGGFQKPDFEIAPGGILEISDQQAVFGRDLGLLMKAASGAALLIDYGRARPEAGDTLQALRRHQKVDPLATPGEADLTQWADFPLVLEAAVRTGADVTGSLPQGEFLRRLGIEARAEALKAGRPAASGVIDRQLDRLTGDDQMGALFKAAAIFAPRSLVVPGWDA, from the coding sequence ATGAGCGAGGCCGAAACCCTGAAGGCCCGTCTGGCGCGCGAGATCGCCCTGACGGGTCCGATGACGGTCGCCGACTACGTCACCCGCTGCCTGCACGATCCCAAGGGCGGCTACTATGCGTCGCGTCCGGATTTGGGCGCGCGCGGTGACTTCATCACCGCCCCCCTGGTCAGCCAGATGTTCGGCGAACTGATCGGCCTGTGGGCGGTCGAAACCTGGAACCGGCTGGGCGCGCCCGAGCGGTTCCGCCTGGTCGAGGTCGGCCCCGGCGACGGCACGTTGATGAGCGACGCGTTACGCGCCGCCCGCCTGGTCCCGGGCTTTCTTGAAGCCTGCGATCTGATCCTGATCGAACCCAGCGCCCCCTTGCGCGATCTCCAGGCCAAGGCCCTGGCCGGCGCCGACCTGTCGCCGCGCTGGGTCCGCAGCCTGACGGCGATCGAGACCGACGCCCCGGTCATCTTGATCGCCAACGAAGTGCTGGACTGCATGCCCGCGCGCCAGTTCGTCCGCACCGACGGCGGCTGGGCCGAGCGCCGCGTCGGCGTCACAGACGATGGCGACCTGATGTTCGGCCTGACCGCCATGTCCGGCGGTTTTCAGAAGCCAGACTTCGAAATCGCGCCGGGCGGCATTCTGGAAATTTCGGACCAGCAGGCGGTCTTCGGCCGCGACCTCGGCCTGTTGATGAAGGCCGCCTCGGGCGCCGCCCTGCTGATCGACTATGGCCGCGCCCGGCCCGAGGCCGGAGACACGCTCCAGGCCCTGCGTCGTCACCAGAAGGTGGATCCCCTCGCCACGCCCGGCGAAGCCGACCTGACCCAATGGGCCGACTTCCCCCTAGTGCTGGAAGCGGCCGTCCGCACGGGCGCTGACGTCACCGGCAGCCTGCCCCAGGGCGAGTTTCTGCGCCGCCTAGGCATCGAGGCCCGCGCCGAGGCGCTGAAAGCCGGCCGGCCTGCCGCCTCCGGCGTCATCGACCGCCAGCTGGACCGGCTGACTGGCGACGACCAGATGGGCGCCCTGTTCAAGGCCGCCGCCATCTTCGCCCCCCGATCCCTGGTCGTGCCCGGCTGGGACGCCTGA
- a CDS encoding accessory factor UbiK family protein, protein MQTRNPILDEFAKLTTGAMGLAQAAGEEAKTAWRAQADRIAAEMDLVRRDEFDVLKDEIAALRAEIAELKVAQKPAAKPGKGTSTDGTQPGDAAG, encoded by the coding sequence ATGCAGACCCGCAATCCCATTCTGGACGAGTTCGCCAAGCTGACGACCGGCGCCATGGGCCTGGCCCAGGCCGCAGGCGAAGAGGCCAAGACCGCCTGGCGCGCCCAGGCCGACCGGATCGCCGCCGAAATGGACCTGGTCCGTCGCGACGAATTCGACGTTCTGAAGGACGAGATCGCCGCATTGCGGGCCGAGATCGCAGAGCTGAAGGTCGCCCAAAAACCGGCTGCAAAGCCCGGGAAGGGAACGTCCACAGATGGAACTCAACCCGGGGACGCAGCCGGTTGA
- a CDS encoding branched-chain amino acid aminotransferase yields MAFVPFDDRDGFIWVNGDFVPWREAKTHVLTHALHYGSSVFEGERMYGGEIFKLTQHSERLKRSANLLDFEIPYSVAEIDAFCKETCAKNGLTDCYVRPVAYLGPEQTSVSALNNKVHLAIAVWDWPSYFDPEVKARGLRLEWSKWRRPDPATAPTTAKAAGLYMICTMSKNAAERRGFADALMLDWRGYVAEATGANVFFVKDGVIHTPNVEHILDGITRQTVIEIAREKGIEVVVREIKPEELSDFTECFLTGTAVEVTPVAEVGEYRFTPGALSLDLMDHYGKLVRGQL; encoded by the coding sequence ATGGCCTTCGTTCCTTTCGACGATCGTGACGGCTTCATCTGGGTGAATGGCGATTTCGTCCCTTGGAGGGAAGCGAAAACGCACGTTCTGACCCATGCCCTTCACTATGGCTCGTCGGTCTTTGAGGGTGAGCGTATGTACGGCGGCGAAATCTTCAAGCTGACGCAACATTCCGAGCGCCTGAAGCGGTCCGCCAACCTGCTCGATTTCGAGATACCCTACAGCGTCGCTGAAATCGACGCCTTCTGTAAGGAAACCTGCGCCAAGAACGGTCTGACGGACTGCTATGTGCGTCCCGTCGCCTACCTCGGCCCGGAGCAGACCAGCGTTTCGGCCCTGAACAACAAGGTCCATCTGGCGATCGCCGTCTGGGACTGGCCCAGCTATTTCGACCCCGAGGTCAAGGCGCGCGGCCTGCGTCTGGAGTGGTCCAAGTGGCGTCGTCCCGATCCGGCGACGGCCCCGACGACGGCCAAGGCGGCGGGTCTGTATATGATCTGCACCATGTCCAAGAACGCCGCCGAGCGTCGCGGTTTCGCCGACGCCTTGATGCTGGACTGGCGCGGCTATGTCGCCGAGGCGACCGGCGCCAACGTCTTCTTCGTCAAGGACGGCGTCATCCACACGCCGAATGTCGAGCACATTCTGGACGGCATCACCCGCCAGACCGTGATCGAGATCGCTCGCGAAAAGGGCATCGAGGTGGTGGTGCGCGAGATCAAGCCGGAAGAACTGTCGGACTTCACCGAATGCTTCCTGACCGGCACGGCCGTCGAGGTGACCCCGGTCGCCGAGGTGGGCGAATACCGCTTTACCCCCGGCGCCCTGTCGCTGGACCTGATGGATCACTACGGCAAGCTGGTGCGCGGCCAACTGTAA
- a CDS encoding pyrroline-5-carboxylate reductase, with the protein MPGPVVLVGCGRLGSAILEGWLLTETVAAPDLIILSPSEKPAAETARAKGARINPPLEVLTEAGVIVLAVKPAMWRDVMAPLAPFLNDRAVILSVMAGVTAPTLAEGLGGWPIVRVMPTTGVSRGRGVASVWSADPRAEGIGRALFEPMAETVVLADEALMDAATAVAGSGAAYFYAFTEALARAGETAGLDAATADVLARATLRSAADSMGDDALEALIGRIASPGGSTRAGLDAMAKDGRLTAMLDETVAAAVRRNREMGA; encoded by the coding sequence GTGCCGGGTCCCGTCGTTCTGGTCGGCTGCGGCCGGCTGGGCTCCGCCATTCTGGAAGGCTGGCTGCTGACCGAGACGGTGGCGGCGCCCGACCTGATCATTCTCAGCCCGTCGGAAAAGCCGGCTGCCGAAACGGCGCGGGCCAAGGGCGCGCGGATCAATCCGCCGCTGGAGGTCCTGACTGAGGCGGGGGTGATCGTTCTGGCGGTGAAACCGGCCATGTGGCGTGACGTGATGGCTCCGCTGGCGCCGTTCCTGAACGATCGAGCCGTCATCCTGTCGGTCATGGCGGGCGTGACGGCGCCGACCCTAGCGGAAGGCCTGGGAGGCTGGCCCATCGTGCGGGTGATGCCGACGACCGGCGTGTCGCGTGGGCGCGGCGTGGCCTCGGTCTGGTCGGCGGACCCGCGCGCCGAGGGCATTGGGCGGGCGTTGTTCGAACCGATGGCCGAGACGGTCGTGCTGGCCGACGAGGCGCTGATGGATGCGGCGACGGCGGTGGCCGGCTCGGGCGCGGCCTATTTCTACGCCTTTACCGAAGCGCTGGCCCGGGCCGGGGAGACGGCGGGTCTGGATGCAGCGACAGCGGATGTGCTGGCGCGCGCGACGCTGAGGTCCGCAGCCGACTCCATGGGTGACGACGCGCTGGAAGCCCTGATCGGGCGCATCGCCTCGCCGGGGGGCTCGACCCGCGCCGGGCTTGACGCCATGGCGAAGGACGGCCGCCTGACGGCGATGCTGGACGAGACGGTCGCGGCGGCGGTCAGACGCAACCGCGAGATGGGCGCCTAG
- a CDS encoding nucleotidyltransferase domain-containing protein translates to MRNLDPTMSPEAVTQVDALLRQVRIDHQVHIPLAIESGSRAWGFPSPDSDYDCRFIYVRPAAQSLSIWPKRDVIEMPLVGDMDVNGWDLSKALRLLLKGNAVVVEWLNSPIVYSGDIIFRDEMLSFANTWLDRGRIVTHYLHLGRRQLDVHLENDGTIPLKKLFYALRPAMALRWLRLHAGSAVAPMSLSVLVDEAETPRALRAQLTELVELKASTREMGRGQAPSVLIEFIQQELEHGVQFAGSTPPIADEAMVAADALYERTTRRLDLSL, encoded by the coding sequence ATGCGCAATCTTGATCCGACGATGTCGCCAGAGGCTGTGACGCAGGTCGATGCACTGCTGCGGCAAGTTCGGATTGACCATCAGGTCCATATTCCGCTGGCGATCGAGAGCGGCAGCCGTGCGTGGGGATTTCCCTCACCGGACAGCGATTACGATTGTCGCTTCATCTATGTCCGCCCCGCCGCGCAGTCGTTGTCGATCTGGCCGAAACGTGACGTGATCGAGATGCCGCTGGTGGGCGACATGGATGTCAATGGCTGGGACCTTTCGAAGGCCCTCCGACTGCTGCTTAAAGGCAATGCGGTCGTTGTCGAATGGTTGAATTCCCCGATTGTCTACAGCGGAGACATCATATTCCGTGATGAAATGCTGTCATTCGCCAATACCTGGCTCGATCGCGGCCGCATAGTCACCCATTACCTTCACCTCGGAAGACGACAGCTTGATGTGCATCTGGAGAACGACGGCACCATTCCACTGAAGAAGCTGTTCTATGCGTTGCGTCCGGCGATGGCGTTACGTTGGCTGCGTCTCCATGCTGGTTCAGCCGTCGCCCCCATGAGCCTTTCTGTCTTGGTGGATGAGGCGGAGACGCCACGTGCGTTGCGCGCCCAGCTGACGGAGCTGGTGGAGTTGAAAGCCAGCACTAGAGAGATGGGGCGAGGACAGGCGCCGTCCGTCCTTATTGAGTTCATTCAGCAAGAACTAGAACACGGCGTTCAGTTTGCGGGGAGCACCCCTCCAATCGCAGACGAAGCTATGGTGGCGGCAGACGCCCTTTATGAGAGAACAACCCGTCGGCTCGACCTGTCGCTTTAA
- a CDS encoding ATP-binding protein — protein sequence MRLLPAYLWPRFLKRRLPTSLWGRSLLIIVLPVLVMQMAVTWVFFDAHWQTVTARLSEGLAGDIAWAVESYEDDPSPANLDKLANRAERSMSLSIVLQDGRTLPTEERRGAIGVVDRVLDKALDARLDRPYWFDTTRYPAYVDIQVQEPQGVLRIIAPRERAVATQAHIFVLWLAVATVLLMGVAILFIRNQVRAIERLADAAEAFGRGETVPRFKPHGAREVRAAAVAFMAMRDRIQRHIDQRTALLASVSHDLRTPLTRLRLELALAPPFKRQSAMRGDLDEMEHMIDEYLDFARGEAGEPPKPVSISDLLKAAGEDAKRAGAEVEVVVAEGLTASVRPLAFKRALVNLAGNAASHGEHVRLSGRALASGGLEIIVEDDGPGIPEAMYDEAFRPFSRLDESRNQNRKGVGLGLAIARDVARGHGGDVTLDRSELGGLKATIRIPGAVTVAESA from the coding sequence ATGCGGCTTCTGCCCGCCTATCTGTGGCCGCGTTTCCTGAAGCGGCGTCTGCCGACCTCGCTGTGGGGCCGGTCACTGCTGATCATCGTCCTGCCGGTGCTGGTCATGCAGATGGCGGTGACCTGGGTCTTCTTCGACGCCCACTGGCAGACGGTGACCGCACGCCTTTCCGAAGGCCTGGCCGGCGACATCGCCTGGGCTGTCGAGAGCTATGAGGACGACCCCAGCCCGGCGAACCTGGACAAGCTGGCCAATCGCGCCGAGCGGTCGATGTCCCTGTCCATCGTGCTTCAGGATGGGCGCACCCTTCCGACGGAAGAACGCCGCGGCGCCATCGGCGTGGTGGACCGGGTGCTGGACAAGGCCCTGGATGCGCGTCTGGACCGCCCCTACTGGTTCGACACCACCCGCTATCCCGCCTACGTCGACATCCAGGTCCAAGAGCCGCAAGGGGTGCTGCGCATCATCGCCCCGCGCGAGCGCGCGGTGGCGACCCAGGCCCATATCTTCGTCCTGTGGCTGGCGGTGGCGACCGTCCTGTTGATGGGCGTGGCCATCCTGTTCATCCGCAATCAGGTCCGCGCCATCGAGCGTCTGGCCGACGCAGCAGAGGCCTTCGGGCGCGGCGAAACCGTGCCCCGGTTCAAGCCGCATGGCGCGCGCGAGGTCCGCGCCGCCGCCGTCGCCTTCATGGCCATGCGCGACCGCATTCAGCGCCACATCGATCAACGCACCGCCCTGCTCGCCTCGGTCAGCCACGACCTGCGCACCCCCTTGACCCGTCTGCGTCTCGAACTGGCTCTGGCTCCACCGTTCAAGCGCCAGTCCGCCATGCGGGGCGACCTGGACGAGATGGAACATATGATCGACGAATACCTCGACTTCGCCCGTGGCGAGGCGGGCGAACCGCCGAAGCCTGTCTCGATCTCCGACCTGCTGAAGGCGGCCGGCGAAGATGCGAAACGCGCCGGCGCCGAGGTCGAGGTGGTGGTCGCCGAGGGCCTGACCGCCTCGGTTCGCCCCCTCGCCTTCAAGCGCGCCCTGGTGAACCTGGCCGGCAATGCCGCATCCCACGGCGAGCACGTGCGCCTGTCGGGCCGCGCCTTGGCGTCAGGCGGGCTGGAGATCATCGTCGAGGACGACGGACCCGGCATTCCCGAAGCCATGTATGACGAGGCCTTCCGGCCCTTCTCGCGCCTGGACGAGTCCCGCAATCAGAACCGCAAGGGCGTCGGTCTGGGCCTCGCCATCGCGCGCGATGTGGCGCGCGGCCACGGCGGCGACGTCACCCTGGATCGCAGCGAACTGGGCGGGTTGAAAGCGACGATCCGCATCCCCGGCGCGGTCACCGTCGCCGAGTCCGCCTAA
- a CDS encoding YbjN domain-containing protein, giving the protein MDIARPEEVDVPFDPLEVVEHVLTAENLPFDRTDDGDLAFALAGDWKDYELWFAWRPEGDCLQLCCALDLKVAKSRKTAAYELVGLINQRTWMGHFEVWAEDGEIVFRHSLALPMGERPTLAQAASMIDAAIEASDRYYPAFDFMVRGNKKPQEAIDACLFETVGTA; this is encoded by the coding sequence ATGGACATCGCCCGGCCCGAGGAAGTGGACGTGCCCTTCGACCCGCTTGAGGTCGTCGAGCATGTGCTCACGGCCGAGAACCTTCCCTTCGACCGCACCGACGACGGCGACCTTGCCTTTGCGCTGGCCGGCGACTGGAAGGACTATGAGCTGTGGTTCGCCTGGCGTCCCGAGGGCGACTGTCTTCAGCTGTGCTGCGCGCTGGATTTGAAGGTGGCCAAGAGCCGCAAGACGGCCGCCTATGAACTGGTCGGCCTGATCAACCAGCGCACCTGGATGGGCCATTTCGAGGTCTGGGCCGAGGACGGCGAGATCGTCTTCCGCCATTCGCTGGCCTTGCCGATGGGCGAGCGCCCGACCTTGGCCCAGGCGGCGTCGATGATCGACGCGGCCATCGAGGCTTCGGATCGCTACTATCCCGCCTTCGACTTCATGGTGCGCGGGAACAAGAAGCCGCAGGAGGCGATCGACGCCTGCCTGTTCGAGACCGTCGGCACCGCCTGA
- a CDS encoding response regulator, with translation MTESRSHGRSGPIAGPGVGRHLLIVDDDDRIRELLKEFLAREGYRVTGAAHAAAAKRMMELIEFDLVVLDVMMPGESGLDLTSWVRNKAELSKTPVLLLTARGDAEDRIEGLSRGADDYMSKPFEPRELVLRIDAILRRTGGKPIGPKEIKLGTAVFDMERLELSRDGAPQRLTEAEAQLLKTLALHAHAPVERMSLSPDTADITGRAVDVQVTRLRRKLEVDPKNPRYLQTVRGVGYMLAPD, from the coding sequence ATGACGGAATCGCGTTCGCACGGCCGCTCAGGCCCCATCGCCGGCCCCGGCGTCGGCCGCCATCTGCTGATTGTCGACGACGACGATCGCATCCGCGAACTGCTGAAGGAATTTCTGGCGCGCGAAGGCTATCGCGTGACCGGCGCCGCGCACGCGGCCGCCGCCAAGCGGATGATGGAGCTGATCGAGTTCGATCTGGTCGTGCTGGATGTCATGATGCCGGGCGAAAGCGGCCTGGACCTGACCAGCTGGGTCCGCAACAAGGCCGAGCTGTCCAAGACGCCGGTGCTTCTGCTGACCGCGCGCGGAGACGCCGAGGACCGGATCGAGGGTCTGTCGCGCGGCGCCGATGACTATATGTCCAAGCCCTTCGAGCCGCGCGAACTGGTGCTGCGTATCGACGCCATCCTGCGCCGCACCGGCGGCAAGCCGATCGGGCCCAAGGAGATCAAGTTGGGGACCGCCGTCTTCGACATGGAACGGCTGGAGTTGAGCCGTGACGGCGCGCCCCAGCGCCTGACCGAGGCCGAAGCTCAGTTGCTCAAGACCCTGGCGCTCCACGCCCATGCCCCGGTCGAGCGGATGAGCCTGTCGCCCGACACCGCCGATATCACCGGCCGCGCCGTGGACGTTCAGGTGACGCGCCTGCGCCGCAAGCTGGAGGTCGATCCCAAGAATCCGCGCTATCTCCAGACGGTGCGCGGCGTCGGCTATATGCTGGCCCCCGACTGA
- the pgeF gene encoding peptidoglycan editing factor PgeF, which yields MSDLAPITHPLLTAAGIAHGFFTRAGGVSTGLYEGLNAGVGSKDDPAAVAENRRRVAGHFNADPDQLNGCYQIHSAVARVAEGPWHGDRPEGDAVVSAEPGLLCSILTADCAPILMADPETRIVAAVHAGWKGALGGVIHSAVSAMQALGAEPRRVVAVVGPCIAPASYEVGVDFEGRFTHHDPGSDRFFHPGETDDKRQFDLPGFVLWRLQQAGVGQAVWTGHDTCADAERFYSNRRAFQHGEPDFGRLISVIGV from the coding sequence ATGAGCGATCTCGCCCCCATCACCCACCCGCTTCTGACCGCCGCCGGCATCGCCCACGGCTTCTTCACCCGCGCGGGCGGCGTCTCGACCGGCCTCTATGAAGGGTTGAACGCTGGCGTCGGCTCCAAGGACGACCCGGCCGCCGTCGCCGAAAACCGCCGGCGTGTCGCGGGCCATTTCAACGCCGACCCGGACCAGCTGAACGGCTGTTACCAGATCCATTCCGCCGTGGCGCGTGTGGCCGAAGGTCCCTGGCATGGCGATCGTCCGGAGGGCGACGCCGTCGTCTCGGCCGAGCCGGGCCTGCTGTGTTCCATCCTGACCGCCGACTGCGCGCCGATCCTGATGGCCGATCCCGAGACCCGTATCGTCGCCGCCGTCCACGCCGGCTGGAAGGGCGCGCTGGGCGGCGTCATCCACTCCGCCGTTTCCGCCATGCAGGCCCTGGGCGCCGAACCTCGGCGGGTGGTCGCCGTCGTCGGCCCCTGCATCGCGCCCGCCAGCTATGAGGTCGGCGTCGATTTCGAAGGTCGCTTTACACACCATGATCCTGGCAGCGACCGCTTCTTCCACCCCGGAGAAACCGACGACAAACGCCAGTTCGACCTGCCTGGCTTCGTACTGTGGCGGCTGCAGCAGGCGGGGGTCGGTCAGGCCGTCTGGACCGGCCACGACACCTGCGCGGACGCAGAGCGGTTCTATTCGAACCGCCGCGCCTTCCAGCACGGCGAGCCGGACTTCGGTCGATTGATCAGCGTGATTGGAGTTTAA